GTGGTGGTTGCCATCATCGTCATTCTGGCAGGGCTTCTTTTTCCTGTCTTTAGCATGGCGAGACAAAAAACGCGTCTTACTTATTGTATCAACAATATGAAGCAGATATGGTCTGCCGTGATGATGTATTCCGAAGATTACAACGATCGTGTGCCCTATGTCGAGGATCCTTGGTTTTATCCTGTGCCTGATCGACAGGACCTGGTGAAGGGAGATCCAACCAATCGTCAGCTAAATCCGCATAGTTTGATAAATGTGATGATGCCCTATGCTAGATCCGTCGATATTTGGAAATGCCCATCGGCTGTGATAGGTTATCCAGGTTCATCAGCTAAGGATTGGAAACAGACTTACTTTTTTGGCGCTGCCAATCGGTTTGATCCAATA
This genomic interval from bacterium contains the following:
- a CDS encoding prepilin-type N-terminal cleavage/methylation domain-containing protein, whose translation is MKRIGFTLIELLVVVAIIVILAGLLFPVFSMARQKTRLTYCINNMKQIWSAVMMYSEDYNDRVPYVEDPWFYPVPDRQDLVKGDPTNRQLNPHSLINVMMPYARSVDIWKCPSAVIGYPGSSAKDWKQTYFFGAANRFDPI